From a single Nicotiana tomentosiformis chromosome 2, ASM39032v3, whole genome shotgun sequence genomic region:
- the LOC138905876 gene encoding uncharacterized protein — protein MKATAIESVELVSYRLQDITVNWYESWELSRGEDAPPAVWQEFTEAFLRHYLPLELRRARVDRFLTLLQGNMSVREYSIQFDSLAKYAPTIPSMDISCIQAYAQGVEERHVMRDCPTRGGASIVQPSRSVVCSSSSVRPPRQGSQAPIARGRGRVGASSSSGPQNCINALAGRQDQESSPDIVTEPVLVKPFEVSTPVEDLVIARRVYRDCTVVVHSRSTVVDLIELDMAEFDVILGMDWFASCYANIDCRSKDGSIPIPRGAFLEWKGHTTSPGGRFISYLKARKMIRKGYIYHLVRVQDVKVESPTIQSIPLVNEFPNVFPNELPGHPPEREIEFAIDLLPDTQPISIPR, from the exons atgaaggccactgcaaTTGAGTCGGTTGAGCTAGTTTCCTATAGACTTCAGGATATTACAGTTAactggtacgagtcttgggagttgtctagaggtgaggatgcccctccagcggtatggcaggagtttacagaggcttttcttcgtcattatttgccactagagcttagacgggccagagttgataggttcttgactcTTCTgcagggtaacatgagtgttcgagagtacagtattcagtttgattcgttggctaagtatgctcccactatt ccaaGCATGGATATTTCttgtattcaggcatacgctcagggggtagaggagc gccatgttatgagagattgtccgactaGAGGGGGTGCAAGCATAGTTCAGCCATCGAGATCTGTAGTttgttcgtcatcatcagtacgcccccccaggcaaggttcacaagcaccaattgctcgtggtagaggcagagttggagcatctagctcgagcggtcctcagaactgCATTAATGCATTAGCAggtcgacaggatcaggagtcgtcacctgatattgttacag aacctgtgttggttaaaccttttgaggtgtccacacCTGTTGAGGATCTAGTAATAGCTAGGcgagtatatagagattgtacagtagtagttcatagtcgatctaccgTAGTAGAcctaattgagttagatatggcagaatttgatgttatactaggtatggattggtttgcttcttgttatgctaacattgattgtagatcaaaagatggtTCGATTCCAATTCCCAGGGGAGCCTTTTTGGAATGGAAAGGTCATACGACATCGCCGGGAGgcagatttatttcctatctcaaggcaaggaagatgatcagaaagggctatatttatcacttagttcgggttcaggatgtgaaagtagagtcaccaaccattcaatctatccctttggttaatgagtttcctaaTGTTTTTCCCAATGAGCTTCCGGGTCAtccgccagagcgagaaattgagtttgctattgacctattaccagatactcaaccaatatctattcctcgCTAA